In the Bos mutus isolate GX-2022 chromosome 10, NWIPB_WYAK_1.1, whole genome shotgun sequence genome, TAGAATGGCCTCAAAATCTCCTTTTCAGAGTATCTCATATAGAAAGGCTCCCATCATTTGTTAAGAGAAATCACACAGTTTCCTTTGGGTATTGCATACTTTGGTGTGCAGTAGTGCTGTGTCTCAATgtacagtgaagaaataactagCATCAAGGAAAAAATATCTAACAGATCATTAAATCAAGATAACAGCAAACACACAAATGTCAGTAACTAGGACATATCAATATATAAACCTCTGAGCCAACCCTAGCACcatttatttatcaaaatgttAATATCCTACCTTGCAAATTTACTGAACAATGAAACCGTATTAAACTCATCACATTTGTTAAATATTCATTGATTGTAGTCTTCTGATTGGCTTACTAATTAAGGTAAAGGAAAGCTTAGTTAGGTTCAAGGTAGCAGACAATGGTTTAAGAATAACTTTATAAATTTAATGGCAAATTTTTAAGTCTATTTGAAACTAATCTTGAAACTCAGTTAAATGGAGCTGTCAACTAGTGAGAAGACTTGTGTCAGCATGAAATTCATAAATAGTTATTCACAAAACAAAATGGGAGCTATAAGAGAGAAACATTCTAAAACAAATCCTGAGTGCTTCTTTTTGCAATTGTGGTTatcacaataaataaattaagcatGTTATAAAATGCTCCTCTTCTTCAAGTACTATTAGATATCCCCTTTGTTTTATCAGAGATAAAGATTTGTGACTTCGGACCTCGGGTGATGAAATgttgtcttttcagttttttgtgtTATTTCTCTCCTGCTTGCTTGTGTTTCAAAGGGATCCCATGATCAAACTGCATTTCTATGTTCAGGAGGAGTGAAGGAGCCAGTCGCTAAATTGAGGACTTAAGAATACTATAAATAAAAACcttcaaaataaatcttaaatagAATTTAATATGTGCATACAGACATATTGTGATGAAACTAAGAAAATGCTTTTTAGTTTCCTTCTAAATTTCCCTATCTCAACTAACCAGATAATAAAACATAAGATATTCTTCTAACATGCTTGCATTTGTTCTATTAAATTACAACATTTCGCATTACTTACTTGCTTTGtttacatacgtgtgtgtgtatgtgtgcacacgcCTGCATGCGTGCACGTCTTCTGTGGTAGCTCCATAttaaaactaacattttaaaagaagactaACACAAGGTCACAAATAAAAATGGCTActagtttttccttttaataattttagtgcAGCTTTTGCTTtccttatattaatatttcattttccattatttcctcCTATTTAAGCCCTTCGTTGCAGGTGCAAATGGTACTGAAGTCCCAGAAAGTCctacagagattttattttttcattctacaGTAGCTCTATGCTTCAAGCCTAAATACTTATAATAACCTGAATATTATCCCTGTTTCAAGGAAGACCTTCTTGTCTACAGTTCACTTTAGCTATGATTTCATACTTAAAAAGATAatgccaacaacaacaaaatatcctATATCTAAAATCAATGGTTTCCTCTAAAATCTGTGCAGATCaaccaatgaaataaaatgaacttaTACAAAATAAAGATCTAGACTGCTCTTGTAAAAGCTGGTTATTCTTTTGTTTACTAGCAAACAATGTGATTAAATGGGGGAACattacaaaatttaaaacctaATATGTTTTTCTACAGCCTACTCTTTTCAGAAACTTGGTAAGAACTGAGGCGAGTCTAACCATTTCCTACTGAAGAAGAAACCACTTCGGCAgcaaactctttttaaaatgtcacaattAATAGTAAGTGTTTCTGCTGCGGGAGGCACTTCCATTAAGACAAATACAATACATATGTCTTTAGTTACAGTGTGCTACATATTATAAAACACAATTTAACCCAACATTTCAACAGTAGGATGGTCCTTGCTTTCTATCCATTCAAAACCTGATGAAGTCATAGAGCTCATGGAGTCACTGCAAATTTGTTGAAACAAGGGGtcattctttaattcttccagTGTAGGTTCATCATCTTGTCCCTGCTGACGACCTGGATCAAACAGTAGATTTGGGTCTAGAGTGTTCAAATCGTTGATGCTGCCTGAGAGCTCAGAAGACAACCTGATGTCGCTAGAGAAGTCAGACGCAGGATTAGTGAGGTCAGGTGCTACCTGACCTACTAGCTGCTGGCTGGTCTGCAAGCTGTCTCCACTCAACAGGTCTTTAACAGTGCTGCTGAAATCTAACTGTTGCTCTCCAATTTCTGATTGTGCTTGATTATCCCCAGGAGAAAAACTGATCTGATCGGTGCTATTACTTTTGGTGAGGTAAGATGGTGCTTGGAATTCATAAATAGAAGTGCTGGAATCAATCATATTCTGCGGATTGGCACTCGGAAAGACAGTGGACGTTTCCAAAATCTGAGTGAGATTCATCCGGGCGGTGTAATTGGAGGGCAGATTGTTCATGCCCAAAcctctcacagcatcatcattgTCAGAATCAAGTTTACTCAACAAAACATTGGTTATTTTCTTACTGTTCGTTTGCTTTTGAAGAGCGTTTGGGAAGGCTGTTTGCATCATGACTGTCAATGGAACTGATTGACTTCTTTGAGCTATGTTGTTGGCACATGCATCTGTGTGGACATTTGTGAAAACATGAACTTCGGGGGTTACTGGACTTCCAAAGGGGGTCACGTTGGATCGGGGGATATTAGATACTGGGTAGAGGGTGCTTCCACTAAGATTACGCTGGCGATGAACAGCAGGGCTCACACTCCGGCACCTGAAGTTGCTGCTGGCAGATGAATTAGTTCCTTTATTATCAAGAGGGGCAGGGACTGCAAAACCCTCCTGTTTATTGGTGTTATTTACAGTGGCACCTTGATGCTGCACAGGAGAGACAGGAGTCAAACGACAAAAATGACTGTCATGATGTCTGGATTGAGACTGATAAGACTGCCCAGGCACAGCGAAAGCATGAGGTTTCCTGAAACGGTCTTCCACTAGTTCCTGATAGCTTGGGAGAATGCCATGGCCAGAAACAGATGAATTACCAACCCCACTATACCCATTATTCATCCATTCAAGCTTGGTTTTGTCAGGGTGTGTGGCCATGGGTCTTTGCATTGGTTTCACAGGACTACTTGAGACAATGCTGGCATCATGATACGCCATACTGGAGCTTATTGAGTAAATGCAAAAGGATTCCTGCATTCCACGGGGCTGGGAGGGACACTACTGCTGCAGTTAGAGTGTGGTGTACCGATGGGTGTATGTCGGCTACTTCCCAAAGCACTATCCACAGGTGTTGTCTGGGCCAGCCTGGAGCAAGGGCTCTCCCGTGACAGACTCTGCGACCCAGCAATCATTTCAGATGTGGGGgtcggggttggggtgggggtgggagtgggtgttggggtcggggtgggggtgtggaTTGGAGTGCCATTGCTATGAATTGGATGATAGAAGTGGGTGCTGGAGGCGTGAGATGACATTGGAGCTCCTGGAGTCACAGATTGACTCTGCAGGGTCATTCCCAAACAGTTACCATAAGAATGAGAGTTGTTCATTGACATCTGCTGCTCCATGAGCACCAGCTCTTCTACAATACTATCCTGTGTAAGCTCATCATCAAAAGGAAAGTAGCTTTCATTTGTTTGGGAAACAGAAGGCTCAAATTCCTTCAGTTCGGACTGTAGAGGTAACTGATCTGAAGACTGTGCTTGTATTTGATTCAAAGAAGATTCTTGGATCTGGCCATGCAGCTGCTGGGAATATGTGTCCTGTGGCATTCCTTCTAATTCCCAAACAGACTTCTCTAAGTCATTGATATCCGAGTGCTCGGGAATTGTCATAACACTGATATCTTGCTGTTGTTCACAGCTGGCGGATATAAACTCAGAATCCTTAGTGACCTGTTGCCACTCATTTGGATTAAAGCTGCCATCTGATTTTGAATCATTGTCCAAGAGAAAGACACTGCCTTCCAGCTTTACTTTGATATCTGGAGATGATGATGGTGTGGTTTGCTGTTCTAACGCTGAATCGCTGGTAACAAGAGCAGAGGGATCCAAGGGCTGACTTGCCACTATGTGTGAGTTGACATGTGTTGAGACCTTGCTGGAAATCTGAGCACCTGCTGCTGAGCTCTCTGTTTTCCCTGAATGTGGAACCTTTGGGTCCTTCTTAACACTGCCTGGTTTCTGACCTTCTGGGATAACTGCAGACAGCTGTTCCACAATTGGTTTCTTTATAGGAGGCACCTGGGACTCTTGCATTGCAGAAGAGAGCCGCTTTCTTGGACTTTTAGTGCACACTTTAGGGTCTTTATTTATTGAGTCACCATTAGATGGTGAGCTGGtgctggtgaaagtgaagttctgaGTGGCAACGGAGAGAGTGACAGTGCTCTGATTATTGCCTGTTGAAGTGCCTGGCAGAATTTCATTACAGCGGTTTTTACATTTGGTCCTCTGGTCACAAACCTTAGTTGCTTTTATTTCAACAACACCTTCGTTGGAAGGTTTCTGTACTGCTCCATCTATATTACTTTTCTGTCCCGAGAGGGCACCAGGTGCTGTTTTGGGCACGTCGGTCCCGTCAGAGTTCTCTTGGCACTGTATCGGAGGCTCATCTGATGATGTCTCAGGCTCCATTTTGACTTCCACGGCAGAGGGTCCCCCGGTGCTGCTGGTCTTGGATCCGGGAGACTGAAGTGAAACAACAGAACCATTCTTGATCTGTGGGATGGTCCGCGCTTCTTCTGTTGTTCCTGTAGCACTGTTTGCTGAGGCAGAATGTTTCAGaggggtactgctgctgctgggtgTGAGGGATATCGCTGTCATCTTCACCACATTTAGAGAACTCATGTGTGAGGTGGGCACAACGGCGGTCTTGATGGGACTACTAGTGAAGAGGACAGTAGTCGGAGAGCGGATGGTGAGTGCACTGGTGCTGGCTGGCTTGGGTAAGATCTGAGGGTAGCGGTGCCGGGCAGAACGATCCCCGCCGGGACTGGCCGGGACGTTCTGAGGAGTCTTTGGTGTCTGTTTCACAGACTGCATGTGCTGAGTGACCACCTGTACATTGAGGGGAAGAACTTTGCCATCAGAAGAACTCATTGGACTTGGTGAAGTTACCAACTGCCTGGTCCGTTGGACCTGttaaaagatggaaaacaaaaataccagATTTATCAAGTCCAGAGTATAAACAGCGATTCATATAATTCATTAGTATTGAGGCATTTTATACAtgtaatgctaaaaaaaaaaacaaaaaacagttccTATGTTAGACAAGAATTCTTTTAGACCAGATAAATAAACACTATAATACATGCAACACAGTGTAATAGTTACCAAATACAATGATATGTAAGAAGAATATTAAGATGTCAGTAAAAAACTTCACATTgctaaaacaatgattttttaaaggaggTTATAGGGAGCAGAGATAAAATCTGAAGAACTATCACAACTATTTAATATAGAGGTAACTAACTGGAATTTGTGCCAAGATGACTCACTCACAGGGGAGACTGTCTTATACGTGGACTGACCTTGGACATTACTAACAAACCACTGTGGATAAGGTCTCAGATAAAACTACCGCCTTCCCCAGTTCGCTGTATAATGATCAGTGCAAGAGAATGGTTCCCAGGTACTCCATGCTTTAATGACAGGATGATGACGATGATAatgataaaaacaagaaaaaaataagatacaataTCTTTCTAATAGTATCACAAATAACAACCTAAAATACCATCTTGCTTTAGTACGATACTCTCTCATATTAAAAGCCAGTTTGTCATAACCTTGTTATGTTGTGACATAACAAGTGTGGGACAGGCAAGGAGTATACCAAGACTTCAATTTGCTGATAAGGAGAGAGACTCAGAGTAACTAAGAGACTTGCCCGAGGTCCCGTGTTCAGCAAGCCAGAGACGGGACTATGTTAATGTTTTACCGATACACATTATAATTTTGTTCCATctgaatgataaaaagaaaaaaaaattaaaccaaaaaaaaaaaaagcctgcatttgtgtcatctttgctGAGCTAGAGATGACAACTCTGACAACTCTGAAAATGACTCATCTCCTATGTAAAGCTCTGACTGGTTATACGCAAACTTATGTGTCTTGTAATTTCACTTCTGTTCTGTTTATAGCTTATTTTGTAGACAACAATGTATATCCTGAATAAAAGACAACTGACTGAAGTGAAATCTTTGTGTGGTCACAAACTCAGTTTATACCTGAATTTATACCTCTGCttatggagaagcctggtgggctgcagtccatggggtcgctaagagttggacaagactgagtgacttcactttcacttttcactttcatgcactggagaaggaaatggcaacccactccagtgctctggcctggagaatcccagggacgggggagcctggtgggctgctgtctctggggtcgcacagtcggacacgactgaagcggcttagcagcagcagcagcatacctctgCTTGCTGCCTTCTCCTGTGCTACTTTTAATTAAACAATGGACTTCCCACCATCCCAGTCATGCCAAATGCTGTTTAATTATATTACCGGAATGGGACTAGGGACAGCTGCCACGACGATACCGATAGGTTGAGGAGAGAGGATTGCAGGGTTCCCATTAGAGAGATTAGTCACTCCGTTGCTTGCTGAGCCTTCTGATTTTTTTGCTGAGGATTCTCCTGGCAAAGGGGATTGTAGTTTCTGTTCTTGCTGCTTCTTCTGGATTTTCCGTTGCAATTGCTGTTTAGCATCAATAGGAGATGGCAGAGTCTTCACTTGAGGCTGAAAGGAATTACTTTCAGCTGTAGGTATAAAAGCAGAAGGCTGGGTAATTCCTTTAATTcctgaaaataaacagaaaggagAGCATAAATACTCTTTAGAGAAGGCAGTTACAATTCAATTTCTTTGATTATGTAGCCATCTACTGGACAAAGCAACAAACCCAGGACATTTTAACTCACATTACACTTACAGTTTATAAATACTTGCCAATATGGTTTTAATTGAACCTTAAAATATGGCTCAACTTGGTAGTCAAACCAGCAATAACAGATGAAGACTTTGAAAAGAATAGTAGCTATATCACTAACGTGCAGAAGTTAAGACAAGTCAGTGCCAAGCTAACATGTTTTAGATTTTATCAGTAGATGTCAGAAaatctccttcctctcttctctaattaagaaattcatgtatttttatgattttaatattcAGCCCACAAGGggcactcaatacatatttgcAGAAACCATCTATATCGTAGGAAAGAATGCATGGGGAAAACAAGTCTTTAATTCCACAAGAATTTCATAAAAATAGGTACTACAGTTTTAACTGATACAATTATATCAGTATGACTTAGGAGAAATTAAGCAGAATTTCTTAGTAAGACTGAAGTTAATAAAGTCTAAAAAAAGCGTCTCCGAGGAAACTTTTTCAAGCAGTAGTAAGATGAAACACTGAGAAAAAggaatgataaaataaatatgggataaattttaatttaagaaaaactggttatgtaataaaattaatttttcaaaagctcATTTCACATCTAGGGAGTGGCATTAAGATCAACAGAAAGGGAGCAGAGTCAGTAAGAAGAATGGAGAGAGGCCAGGGGAAGACACCCCGTCCTGAGGGCACGCCctgcccttcccttccccagACGGTTCTACTTTTCATCTTGTGAACAGCAACAGCCTGGTGAGTGGGAGACGAGAAGAAGAGAAAGTACCTGTAAACTCTCACCCACACACTCATTCCTCAACAATCTCTCATTTTCTGACCTTCCCTTTAATCACCTAAGtactattttttcccctcaaatccaACTCAAATCGCACTGCTCCCATGCAACCCGTAGCCTCGGCTCCGGCTACTCAGCACCTGCACCCCAAGAGCCTCTGCCAACCGCCCAAAGCTCTCTGATGCCTCCTGCCAGGGTTTCTGGACAGGAACGGGTTCCAAGCAGCTGACTTAGAAAAGGACATCTGTAATACAACCTGTTCTTAATATGGAGACTATAAAAAAACAGATTCATCTTCAAAGGATGAAGATTATTCACtacaaaaggtatttttaaaagtggCAGTGGCTGAGAACAAAATTGCAGGAGATTCTAAAATACTGAATAATGACACAGTTGTTAAAAGAACAGCCTCTCAAGCTACTTTCAAAAAGTTACAAATGtctatttatatattgtataatatatattatctatttatACAAATGTTTACTTATATGATTGTCAGTATTTTCATTTATAGAATATACCTTTTTTCACACTTATGCCTTAAAAATCTATTAATTCAACATTCTTTTTTCAGTCAGCCTATGTGAATACTGTGGGAAATAAGACAGATGTTTCTTTGATATGATATCTATGATATCAAAGATATCATGATATCTAGATACCTATGATATCATAGATATCATGATATCTAGATACCTATGTTATCTCTTAAATCTTCAATGTGTTCCTCTTCTGGGTGTCAGTAGGGGTAGGAGAAAGGGAACATTGAAAGTTGAAGGGCCCATAAGATTTTTTGAACCTGTTTTGCCAGAAGCTAGAACAGTCTTATGTAAAGGAGTAACCTTGGTTTTGGAGACAGACAAATCAggattcaaattctggctccaCAATTCATCTGACTatggacaaattacttaacttcCCTTAGTCTTACTTTTTCCctgatctttaaaatgggaataaatatcATGTCTCTTACAGGATTGCCATGGGAATAAATGAGGTAACAGATGTGAACTAACTAGCTACATCAGGCTGCCCATGCACTTCAGCCCCTGTGTAACTGTAAATGTATGGATTTGAGTCATCCAGTTTATATTGAGATAAGAAAAATTATGATGAGGCTCTTGTAAAAGGCTATTTTGATCACACTGATGGTCCtcaaatgacaaaaaaaagagataacAGAACAATCTCACACACATACCACAAATGCTTAAAGCTTCTTAAACATAGAGGAAAAggatttcttattaaaataatgaagttaAGATAAAAAAGTAAAGTTATTCAAGAGTATAATTATAGTCCTCACTGTCAGAAATCTACCATTTcacattaataaatttttttttaaaagttataatttcCTAGAGTAATAACAAAATTTATTCACTCTTTCTTAGGTTATTAAAGTATGACCgaaataagacatttaaaaaatttcatgaaaACAGGTACTTTATGCAGCTATTAACTTACAAGGGAGTCATTATTCTAGTGATACTGACAGTCCTCAAACTGTCAATTCTAGAGCTCCTATCTGAATAAAAATAGCTATTTGAATGCATATTTAAAAAGTCACTCGTTatttcatagtaatgcttcattCACATGGTTTACTTTTTGTGAGACTAGGTACCTTTCACATAGTCCAAAGATCATTTCATTTATAAGTATTAGTTTTGGGGACAGGAGTCTCAGcaagtaatttaaaaacttaacttTACTATTTACttgtaatatttattaatttagaaacacatatatacttaaaagtgcacatatatatattccttaaactttaaaatagcaatggaaaaattaatgaaataccAACTGCCAAATCATAACGGTTTCATATTTAAGCAGATTAACATACAAAGCTGTAACTtaaattttatcatgaaaaactatcattattatttttgttagctCAATAAGTCCATCTGAATTTAGTATTAAACGAAGAGTGAACATATACAAatactaaaaagagaaagaagttttATGGCTAAACTCTTTTTTTACCACCAACTCTAGATGTAGTAACACCCTGTCAGTTTCAGCTTGTTAATAATTTTGTACCTGGTGGTGCTGCTGCCATTACAGTAAGTGCTGCCATCGACTTGGTGCCTATATAGTGACTTTTTACAAGGAAGCGGGCTAATTCCAAGACTGTGTCAAATGGCTGGCTTAACACCTTCTGGGCCCACTCACACACAAGACGGCAGGCAGAAGAGATAACTTCTTCATCAATGTTCTGAAGCTGCCCAGAAGGTTCAGCGCCTTCCAactaaacagaagaaaaaaggggGGTCGGGGGGggtagacttttaaaaagaaagttaagaGAAATTAAATTGAAGTACACTCAAGATACATaggaagtgagtgagtgaaagtcactcagttgtgtctgactctttgtgaccccatggactgtagttcatcagattcctctgtccacggaattcttcaggcaagaatactggagtgggttgccatttccttctccaggggatcttcttgacccagggagtgaacctgggtctcctgcattgtaggctgattctttactgtctaaaccaccagtgaagccctttaATCAGAAGATATAATCTGAATCTGTCAGGTCAAAGCAGTACTAAGTGACTGGTGTTGGCAGGCATAAAAGTAGATCCTTGCAAATATGAGTCCTATGCCTGTACCTACTGGTGCATAGCCATCAGCAGCATTGTGAATATAACATCTAAACATATGTTATTAAACATACATGAAGAATAACAGATCTGAATTCTTCTAAAAGCCTTTTCTAACATCAAGAAAACAAACTATGCCATGAACtatattttctcttctgaaaatatTCATTCTATACACATTACTCTGTAGCTCAAATATTCCATTTGATGATATATACTATGAATATATCTATAAATCAGTAACTTTAGatccatctttttttccccttaatttcaaGAGCCATGTGAAATAAGTAATGTACGCTAACAGTGTCCAGCCATTGTTGAGTTTTTggctcatttatttaataaaaggcGCAGTTCCTGGTCCCTGGTTTAATCCAAATGAGACTACGTAGTATGCATTTCAATGTTGATAATAAGGTACAATTTtacttgggattccctggtggcttagctggtaaagaatccacctgcagtgtaggagacctgggttcaattccagggttgggaagataccctggagaagggaacaacttacccactccagtattctggccaggagaattctatggaccgAACAGTCCAAACACATGATCGTTGTTTGTTTATCCAAATGAGACTATGCAGTATGCATTTCGATGTTGATAATAATGTAcaattttacttattaaaaataaaaagcagaaattcttACCCCATCTCCAGTTTTGTGAAAATCAAGATTGGGCAGTGTTGGCATATGAACAAAAGCTTTTTTTCTTAGTCCACTGTAGCAATATGTAATAAATGGTCAAGGTCTAAAGTACTCTACATTAAATGAACTGTTTATATAGTTAGCACTTGGAAAGCAACCATATATGAAATGATAATAAAATCGGCCTGAGACATCATCTACTTTCTGAGTTCTTTAGGAAGAGACTTTAATATTAGAAACTCAGGACACCTTTAC is a window encoding:
- the RFX7 gene encoding LOW QUALITY PROTEIN: DNA-binding protein RFX7 (The sequence of the model RefSeq protein was modified relative to this genomic sequence to represent the inferred CDS: inserted 1 base in 1 codon) codes for the protein MAEEQQQPPPQQPDAHQQLPPSAPNSGVALPALVPGLPGTEASALQHRIKNSICKTIQSKVDCILQEVEKFTDLEKLYLYLQLPSGLSNGEKSDQNAMSSSRAQQMHAFSWIRNTLEEHPETSLPKQEVYDEYKSYCDNLGYHPLSAADFGKIMKNVFPNMKARRLGTRGKSKYCYSGLRKKAFVHMPTLPNLDFHKTGDGLEGAEPSGQLQNIDEEVISSACRLVCEWAQKVLSQPFDTVLELARFLVKSHYIGTKSMAALTVMAAAPPGIKGITQPSAFIPTAESNSFQPQVKTLPSPIDAKQQLQRKIQKKQQEQKLQSPLPGESSAKKSEGSASNGVTNLSNGNPAILSPQPIGIVVAAVPSPIPVQRTRQLVTSPSPMSSSDGKVLPLNVQVVTQHMQSVKQTPKTPQNVPASPGGDRSARHRYPQILPKPASTSALTIRSPTTVLFTSSPIKTAVVPTSHMSSLNVVKMTAISLTPSSSSTPLKHSASANSATGTTEEARTIPQIKNGSVVSLQSPGSKTSSTGGPSAVEVKMEPETSSDEPPIQCQENSDGTDVPKTAPGALSGQKSNIDGAVQKPSNEGVVEIKATKVCDQRTKCKNRCNEILPGTSTGNNQSTVTLSVATQNFTFTSTSSPSNGDSINKDPKVCTKSPRKRLSSAMQESQVPPIKKPIVEQLSAVIPEGQKPGSVKKDPKVPHSGKTESSAAGAQISSKVSTHVNSHIVASQPLDPSALVTSDSALEQQTTPSSSPDIKVKLEGSVFLLDNDSKSDGSFNPNEWQQVTKDSEFISASCEQQQDISVMTIPEHSDINDLEKSVWELEGMPQDTYSQQLHGQIQESSLNQIQAQSSDQLPLQSELKEFEPSVSQTNESYFPFDDELTQDSIVEELVLMEQQMSMNNSHSYGNCLGMTLQSQSVTPGAPMSSHASSTHFYHPIHSNGTPIHTPTPTPTPTPTPTPTPTPTSEMIAGSQSLSRESPCSRLAQTTPVDSALGSSRHTPIGTPHSNCSSSVPPSPVECRNPFAFTXISSSMAYHDASIVSSSPVKPMQRPMATHPDKTKLEWMNNGYSGVGNSSVSGHGILPSYQELVEDRFRKPHAFAVPGQSYQSQSRHHDSHFCRLTPVSPVQHQGATVNNTNKQEGFAVPAPLDNKGTNSSASSNFRCRSVSPAVHRQRNLSGSTLYPVSNIPRSNVTPFGSPVTPEVHVFTNVHTDACANNIAQRSQSVPLTVMMQTAFPNALQKQTNSKKITNVLLSKLDSDNDDAVRGLGMNNLPSNYTARMNLTQILETSTVFPSANPQNMIDSSTSIYEFQAPSYLTKSNSTDQISFSPGDNQAQSEIGEQQLDFSSTVKDLLSGDSLQTSQQLVGQVAPDLTNPASDFSSDIRLSSELSGSINDLNTLDPNLLFDPGRQQGQDDEPTLEELKNDPLFQQICSDSMSSMTSSGFEWIESKDHPTVEMLG